One genomic window of Cupriavidus malaysiensis includes the following:
- the bioA gene encoding adenosylmethionine--8-amino-7-oxononanoate transaminase: MAHPTIPSPAAAPGSDGLAPHPTLGQRSLQAVWHPCTRLRPAPAAGEPPLAIARGEGPWLFDAQGQRYFDATSSWWVNLFGHANPAINAALREQLDTIEHVMLAGCTHAPAVELAERLRALTGGALGNAFYASDGASAVEIALKMSFHFWRNTGLPAKREFVCLRHSYHGETIGALGVTDVAVFRDAYAPLLTQAHVVMSPDARQAAPGESAAGVAARALAELEALLRERGGQIAALIIEPLVQCATGMAMYDPSYLDGARALCDRYRVHLIADEIAVGCGRTGTFFAWEQARGDAGPGAAPLAAHLWPDFLCLSKGISGGYLPLSLVLSRDAIQQAFVADDVARSFLHSHSYTGNPLACRAALATLDLFAQQDVLVRNRERARWLAEAMAGLAADARLTHVRQRGLIWAADVRAELAGADFAARFHQAGLARELLIRPLGRTLYVLPPYVFDAAQARWLAGRLQSTLDAVLAPAAAGTARREQKESLDAA, translated from the coding sequence TTGGCACATCCGACAATTCCATCTCCCGCCGCCGCCCCCGGCAGCGACGGCCTGGCGCCGCACCCGACGCTGGGCCAGCGCAGCCTGCAGGCGGTCTGGCATCCCTGCACGCGCCTGCGCCCGGCGCCCGCGGCCGGCGAGCCGCCGCTGGCCATCGCGCGCGGCGAGGGCCCATGGCTGTTCGATGCGCAGGGGCAGCGCTATTTCGATGCCACCAGTTCCTGGTGGGTCAACCTGTTCGGTCACGCGAATCCCGCCATCAACGCCGCGCTGCGCGAGCAGCTCGACACCATCGAGCACGTCATGCTGGCCGGCTGCACCCATGCGCCGGCGGTGGAGCTGGCGGAGCGCCTGCGCGCATTGACCGGTGGCGCGCTCGGCAACGCGTTCTACGCCTCGGACGGTGCTTCGGCGGTGGAGATCGCGCTCAAGATGAGCTTTCACTTCTGGCGCAATACCGGGCTGCCGGCCAAGCGCGAGTTCGTCTGCCTGCGCCACAGCTACCACGGCGAGACCATTGGCGCGCTCGGCGTGACCGACGTGGCGGTCTTCCGCGATGCCTATGCGCCGCTGCTGACGCAGGCCCATGTGGTGATGTCGCCCGATGCACGCCAGGCCGCGCCGGGCGAGAGCGCCGCTGGCGTGGCCGCGCGCGCGCTGGCCGAACTGGAGGCGCTGCTGCGTGAGCGCGGCGGTCAGATCGCGGCGCTGATTATCGAGCCGCTGGTGCAATGCGCCACCGGCATGGCCATGTACGACCCGTCCTACCTGGACGGCGCGCGCGCGTTGTGCGACCGCTACCGCGTGCACCTGATCGCCGACGAGATCGCGGTGGGCTGCGGGCGCACCGGCACCTTCTTCGCCTGGGAGCAGGCGCGCGGCGATGCCGGGCCCGGCGCCGCGCCGCTGGCCGCGCACCTGTGGCCGGATTTCCTGTGCCTGTCCAAGGGCATCAGCGGCGGCTACCTGCCGCTCTCGCTGGTGCTGTCGCGTGACGCCATCCAGCAGGCCTTCGTCGCCGACGACGTGGCGCGCAGCTTCCTGCATTCGCATTCCTATACCGGCAACCCGCTCGCCTGCCGCGCCGCGCTGGCCACGCTCGACCTGTTCGCGCAGCAGGACGTGCTGGTCCGCAACCGCGAGCGCGCGCGCTGGCTGGCCGAAGCGATGGCAGGCCTGGCCGCCGACGCGCGCCTTACGCACGTGCGCCAGCGCGGCCTGATCTGGGCCGCCGACGTGCGCGCCGAACTGGCCGGCGCCGATTTCGCCGCGCGTTTCCACCAGGCCGGCCTGGCGCGCGAGCTGCTGATCCGGCCCCTGGGCCGCACGCTCTACGTGCTGCCACCCTATGTCTTCGATGCCGCGCAGGCCCGTTGGCTGGCCGGGCGGCTGCAATCCACGCTGGACGCCGTGCTGGCGCCCGCTGCCGCCGGCACCGCCCGGCGCGAGCAGAAGGAGAGTCTCGATGCTGCTTGA
- the bioD gene encoding dethiobiotin synthase, whose product MNASLPAALRPASLACFVTGTDTGVGKTHASATLLHALRAAGYRAAGMKPVASGSEWRDGAWHNDDVARLRAAGSVEVALHETCPFLLRTPCSPHLAAAAEGARIAPGPIRTAFAALRRQAEAVVVEGVGGFQVPLHLPDGGDPDGASAGWDTADLAAMLGLPVVLVVGVRLGCLNHAMLSAAAVRARGLTLAGWIANRVDPDMLLAEQNIDTLHRTLGAPCLGELPWQVAPADAAARLDLAPLLAAWVQAGAAPRP is encoded by the coding sequence ATGAACGCCAGCCTGCCCGCCGCGCTCCGTCCGGCCTCGCTGGCCTGCTTCGTGACCGGCACCGACACCGGCGTCGGCAAGACCCACGCGAGCGCCACCCTGCTGCACGCGCTGCGCGCCGCCGGCTACCGCGCCGCCGGCATGAAGCCGGTCGCCAGCGGCAGCGAATGGCGCGACGGCGCCTGGCACAACGACGACGTGGCCCGGTTGCGCGCCGCCGGCTCGGTCGAGGTCGCGCTGCACGAGACCTGCCCCTTCCTGCTGCGCACGCCGTGCTCGCCTCACCTGGCCGCGGCCGCGGAAGGCGCGCGCATCGCGCCCGGTCCCATCCGGACCGCCTTCGCCGCCTTGCGCCGCCAGGCCGAAGCGGTGGTGGTGGAAGGGGTCGGCGGCTTCCAGGTGCCGCTGCACCTGCCGGACGGCGGCGACCCGGATGGCGCCAGCGCGGGCTGGGACACCGCCGACCTCGCCGCCATGCTGGGCCTGCCCGTGGTGCTGGTGGTCGGCGTGCGCCTGGGCTGCCTGAACCACGCCATGCTGAGCGCCGCCGCCGTGCGCGCGCGCGGCCTGACCCTGGCCGGCTGGATCGCCAACCGGGTCGACCCGGACATGCTGCTGGCCGAGCAGAACATCGACACGCTGCACCGCACGCTGGGCGCGCCTTGCCTGGGCGAACTGCCCTGGCAGGTGGCACCCGCCGACGCCGCGGCCCGGCTCGACCTGGCGCCGCTGCTGGCGGCCTGGGTGCAGGCCGGCGCGGCGCCACGGCCCTGA
- a CDS encoding dienelactone hydrolase family protein, with protein sequence MTRRRRTCLALFACAVLGWAAAGGVARAQPPRIEEDVVKVPKPAGPFIIELEATIFKPAGDGPFPLVVINHGKTHGRPAFQARARYAAQSAEFVKRGYVVILPMRQGFAKSGGPYIGGGCNVARNGLAQAEDVIATLDYMRTRPYVDMSRIVVIGQSHGGLTTMAFGTLSYPGVRGVINFSGGLRDDACPGWQADLVEAFAGYGRLARYPSLWFYGDNDSFWPAPLPARMFHAYRAEAEGAGADARLVDYGNFDGDAHRLFGSRAGMAVWLPEVARFFRELGLPFDPLP encoded by the coding sequence ATGACGAGGCGGCGCCGCACCTGTCTTGCACTCTTTGCCTGCGCGGTCCTGGGCTGGGCGGCGGCGGGCGGCGTTGCGCGTGCACAGCCGCCGCGCATCGAGGAGGACGTGGTCAAGGTGCCCAAGCCGGCCGGCCCCTTCATCATCGAACTGGAGGCCACCATCTTCAAGCCGGCGGGCGACGGCCCGTTCCCGCTGGTGGTGATCAACCACGGCAAGACGCACGGCCGGCCGGCCTTCCAGGCGCGCGCGCGCTATGCGGCGCAGAGCGCGGAATTCGTCAAGCGCGGCTACGTCGTGATCCTGCCCATGCGGCAAGGCTTCGCCAAGTCCGGCGGCCCGTATATCGGCGGCGGCTGCAACGTGGCGCGCAACGGCCTGGCGCAGGCCGAAGATGTGATCGCCACGCTCGACTACATGCGTACCCGGCCCTACGTGGACATGAGCCGCATCGTCGTCATCGGGCAGTCGCATGGCGGCCTCACCACGATGGCCTTCGGCACCTTGAGCTACCCGGGCGTGCGCGGCGTCATCAATTTCTCCGGTGGCCTGCGCGACGACGCCTGCCCGGGCTGGCAGGCGGACCTGGTCGAAGCCTTCGCCGGCTATGGCCGCCTGGCGCGCTATCCCTCGCTCTGGTTCTACGGCGACAACGACAGCTTCTGGCCGGCGCCGCTGCCCGCGCGCATGTTCCATGCCTATCGCGCCGAGGCGGAGGGCGCTGGCGCCGATGCGCGCCTGGTCGACTACGGCAATTTCGACGGCGACGCGCACCGGCTGTTCGGCAGCCGCGCCGGCATGGCAGTGTGGCTGCCCGAGGTGGCGCGCTTCTTCCGCGAGCTGGGGCTGCCTTTCGATCCGCTTCCCTGA
- the bioF gene encoding 8-amino-7-oxononanoate synthase — MLLEHLKQAAQARAASALTRRRRTAHSACAPWQDIAAAADAADASNASVAGPARRLLTFCSNDYLGLANHAAVAEGFIDGVRRYGAGSGASHLVSGHSLAHAQLEAELARWLAPHIPAARALYFCTGYMANLAVLTALGSAEATLFSEALNHASLIDGTRLARAAVQRYPHGDLAALDALLGACTSPLKLIVTDSVFSMDGDIAPLAGLLALAERHDAWLIVDDAHGFGALGAQGRGVLAHLGLASERFVYIGTLGKAAGVAGAFVAAHPLVIEHLVNAARPYIYTTAAPPAVAHALLASLDLIAGAEGDARRAALAERIAELRAGLAPLAAAAGWQLPPSDTAIQPLIIGDNDEALALSAALEADGIRVGAIRPPTVAAGTARLRITLSAAHSAQDVATLLAALGRHARAAGAVPAREAA; from the coding sequence ATGCTGCTTGAACACCTGAAACAGGCCGCCCAGGCGCGTGCGGCCAGTGCCCTGACGCGCCGTCGCCGCACCGCGCACAGCGCCTGCGCCCCCTGGCAGGACATCGCCGCTGCCGCCGATGCTGCCGATGCCTCGAACGCATCGGTGGCCGGCCCGGCCCGGCGCCTGCTTACCTTCTGCAGCAACGATTACCTCGGGCTGGCCAACCATGCCGCGGTGGCCGAGGGCTTCATCGACGGCGTGCGCCGCTATGGCGCGGGCAGCGGTGCCTCGCACCTGGTCAGCGGCCACTCGCTGGCGCATGCGCAACTCGAGGCGGAGCTGGCGCGCTGGCTGGCGCCGCACATTCCCGCCGCGCGCGCGCTCTACTTCTGCACCGGCTACATGGCCAATCTCGCCGTGCTGACGGCGCTCGGGAGCGCCGAGGCGACCTTGTTCAGCGAGGCCCTCAACCATGCCTCGCTGATCGACGGCACCCGGCTGGCGCGCGCCGCTGTGCAGCGCTACCCGCATGGCGACCTGGCGGCGCTCGACGCACTGCTGGGCGCGTGTACCAGTCCGCTCAAGCTGATCGTCACCGACAGCGTGTTCAGCATGGACGGCGACATCGCCCCGCTGGCCGGCCTGCTGGCGCTGGCCGAACGGCATGATGCCTGGCTCATCGTCGACGACGCGCACGGCTTCGGCGCGCTGGGCGCGCAGGGCCGCGGCGTGCTCGCCCACCTGGGCCTGGCCTCGGAGCGATTCGTCTACATCGGCACCCTGGGCAAGGCGGCCGGCGTGGCCGGCGCCTTCGTGGCGGCGCACCCGCTGGTGATCGAGCACCTGGTCAATGCCGCGCGTCCCTATATCTATACCACCGCCGCGCCGCCCGCCGTGGCGCACGCGCTGCTGGCCAGCCTGGACCTGATCGCCGGCGCCGAGGGCGATGCCCGGCGCGCCGCGCTGGCCGAGCGCATCGCCGAGCTGCGTGCCGGCCTGGCGCCGCTGGCAGCCGCCGCCGGCTGGCAGCTGCCGCCCAGCGACACGGCGATCCAGCCGCTGATCATCGGCGACAACGACGAGGCGCTGGCGCTGTCCGCCGCGCTGGAGGCCGACGGTATCCGCGTCGGCGCGATCCGGCCGCCTACCGTGGCAGCCGGCACCGCGCGCCTGCGCATCACCTTGTCGGCCGCGCACAGCGCGCAGGACGTGGCTACCCTGCTGGCGGCGCTCGGCCGCCATGCGCGCGCCGCCGGCGCGGTACCGGCACGGGAGGCCGCATGA
- the bioB gene encoding biotin synthase BioB: protein MNPIENTTVATISADALRQSARQRQAQLPADARWSVADIAALFALPFNDLLFRAQQVHREHFDANTVQLSTLLSIKTGGCEEDCGYCSQSAHHDTGLKASKLMALDEVLQAAREAKASGATRFCMGAAWRSPKERHLEPVMDMVREVKAMGLETCVTLGMLEPGQAQQLKEAGLDYYNHNLDTSPEYYGKIVSTRTYQDRLDTIGHVRDAGIHVCSGGIVGMGETREARAGLIAQLANLDPYPESVPINNLMPVDGTPLAGADRIDPFEFVRTIAVARITMPKSMVRLSAGRETMDEALQALCFMAGANSIFYGDRLLTTGNPQAERDRALLARLDIRTEGWAG from the coding sequence ATGAACCCGATCGAGAACACCACCGTCGCCACCATTTCCGCCGACGCGCTGCGCCAGAGCGCGCGCCAGCGCCAGGCCCAGCTGCCGGCCGATGCGCGCTGGAGCGTGGCCGATATCGCCGCGCTGTTCGCGCTGCCCTTCAACGACCTGCTGTTCCGTGCCCAGCAGGTCCACCGCGAGCACTTCGACGCCAATACCGTGCAGCTCTCCACGCTGCTGTCGATCAAGACCGGCGGCTGCGAAGAGGACTGCGGCTACTGCTCGCAGAGCGCTCACCACGACACCGGCCTCAAGGCCAGCAAGCTGATGGCGCTGGACGAGGTGCTGCAGGCCGCGCGCGAGGCCAAGGCCAGCGGCGCCACCCGCTTCTGCATGGGCGCGGCCTGGCGCAGCCCCAAGGAGCGCCACCTGGAGCCGGTGATGGACATGGTGCGCGAGGTCAAGGCGATGGGCCTGGAGACCTGCGTCACGCTGGGCATGCTCGAGCCCGGACAGGCCCAGCAGCTCAAGGAGGCGGGGCTGGACTACTACAACCACAACCTGGACACCTCGCCCGAGTACTACGGCAAGATCGTCAGCACCCGCACCTACCAGGACCGGCTCGATACCATCGGCCACGTGCGCGACGCCGGCATCCATGTCTGCAGCGGCGGCATCGTCGGCATGGGCGAGACGCGCGAGGCGCGCGCCGGCCTGATCGCCCAGCTGGCCAACCTGGATCCCTATCCCGAGTCGGTGCCCATCAACAACCTGATGCCGGTGGACGGCACGCCGCTGGCCGGCGCGGACCGGATCGATCCTTTCGAGTTCGTGCGCACCATCGCCGTGGCGCGCATCACCATGCCCAAATCGATGGTGCGTCTTTCGGCCGGACGCGAGACAATGGACGAAGCCTTGCAGGCCCTGTGCTTCATGGCCGGCGCCAACTCCATCTTCTACGGCGACCGGCTGCTGACCACGGGCAACCCGCAGGCCGAGCGCGACCGCGCGCTGCTGGCTCGGCTGGACATCCGCACCGAAGGCTGGGCCGGATGA